Proteins encoded within one genomic window of Chrysemys picta bellii isolate R12L10 chromosome 6, ASM1138683v2, whole genome shotgun sequence:
- the LOC135972472 gene encoding uncharacterized protein LOC135972472, which produces MSERGYSRDATQCRVKIKELRQGYQKTKEANGHSGSHPQTSRFYEALHSILGAAATTTPPLTVDSEDGILSTAGSSDMLADGEHEEGDEEDEAVDSAHNADFPDSQDLFITLTEIPYQPSPAVTPDTESGEGSATTSATVSQPSLASHSQRLAQIRRRKKRTREDMFSELMACSRAQAAQQTQWRENLSQMHQANMDREERWRQEDQQATQTLLGLLREQTDMLRRLVDFLQERRQEDRAPLQSISNRPPPPPSPIPTSPKVQRRRGGRVRVNSHSTPADSSSSRRLSFPKI; this is translated from the exons atgtcagagagaggatacagccgggatgcaacgcagtgccgcgtgaaaatcaaggagctgagacaaggctaccagaagaccaaagaggcaaacggacactccggatcccatccccagacatcccgtttctacgaggcactgcattccatcctaggtgcggccgccaccactaccccaccactgaccgtggactctgaggatgggatattgtccacggccggttcctcggacatgttagcggacggggaacatgaggaaggagatgaggaggacgaggcagtcgacagcgctcacaacgctgatttccccgacagccaggatctcttcatcaccctcacagagatcccctaccaaccgtccccagccgttaccccggacacagaatctggggaaggatcagcca ccacatctgcgactgtctcacaacctagcctggcatcacactcccagaggctagcgcagattaggcgtaggaagaagaggacacgggaggacatgttctcggagcttatggcctgctcccgagcccaggcagcacagcagacccagtggcgggagaacttgtcccaaatgcaccaagcaaacatggatcgggaggagaggtggcggcaggaagaccagcaggcgactcaaacgctgcttggactactgagggagcaaacggacatgctccggcgccttgtggattttctgcaggaacggaggcaggaggacagagccccgctgcagtctatctctaaccgccctcccccgccaccaagtcccatacccacctcacccaaagtccaaagaaggaggggcggcagagtccgtgttaactctcactccacccctgcagacagctctagtagtagaaggctctcattccccaaaatttga